A stretch of DNA from Gammaproteobacteria bacterium:
GCTGAAAAAGACGTTAATCACAGTAGGATGGGAAATTGTCAGTTTCAACATACTCGTTTTATTTTAAAAAATCAAGAAAAAACTAATTTTCCAAAATCAAATTGATCTGACCCCTTGATTTCCTAAAGTGCTTTTCAAAGCCTTGTTGTCGTCATTGCGAGTACTCGAAGCAATCCATTTTATCTTATTATTTTGGATGGATTGCCGCGCTGCGCTCGCAATGACGCCCCCTTTGGGGACGTTCGGAAAGAAGTTTAATGTCGCAGGTTCAATGGCGAGTGGTATAGTGGTGCTTTTTTTGTTAAAATTGCTGCAATTACCGTGCGTCCGTCTAGGACTAAATTAATAAAAAGAGAGCGAATTTACATGCAAAACTTATTTTTTAATAACGTTCAATCTTATGCTCCTGACGCTATAAAAATGTTAGTGTTGCTGCGATCTACTCCAAATTTGTCAAAAAGATTTAGCTCAGCTATGGCTAAAGAGTCGAAGCAGGTTGTTAAAAGGAACGAGGCACTTAAAAAATACGGCTTGTCTGATCTAAATCTTGATTGGCCCAAGGCCGCAAGGCAAAAAGAGAGCGTTGACTATCAAATACGTAACCCTCGCTCCATCCGACAAATGTATGGTAATGCTGATTTATCACAATTACCTGTTTTTCAGGGAGGATTTATTAATTTCGGGTATTGGCCTAATCCGATGCTAGAAAAAATTACCCCACAAGCAAGAATCGCTAGCTCTAAAGAAATGTATAGGCTAGTAGGTGACATGTGCGATATTTTAAAAAAAAGTAACGTATTAGATGTAGGCTGCGGTCTTGGATATGGAAGCTCATTTATTTCTCAGAATTATTTACCCAAGTTAGTGGTAGGTGTCGATATTTCTTCAGAGCAAATTGCTAGAGCAAAAAAGCATCAAATTTCCGGGGTGAGTTCAGGTGATTTAAGATTTACGATTGGTGAAGCAGAAAGTCTGCCTTTCCCGGACGGTTCTTTTGACTGTATTGTATCCATAGAAGCTGCGCAACATTTTTCTCGTATCAATGATTTTTCAAAAGAAATATCGCGAATACTAAAGCCTGGCGGGAAATGTGTTGTTACCAGCTTTTTCCCAACCAACCAAGAGGGCGTTGATGCTCTCAATGCTATAGTTCCCGATTATCATATTCATGGCAGCCAAAATACGGTAGAAGATGTCAAGGAAGCTTTTGCTGAGCGCATGACGAATGTTCAAGTGCGCAGTATTGGCAAAAATGTGTGGTACGGTTTTTCTACTTGGTTAGATCAAATTGGCTATCAGCGCCAGTGGTCAAAAATTTGGTGTGCGCTCTATGAAAAAGGATTGATTGACTATGTCATT
This window harbors:
- a CDS encoding class I SAM-dependent methyltransferase — protein: MQNLFFNNVQSYAPDAIKMLVLLRSTPNLSKRFSSAMAKESKQVVKRNEALKKYGLSDLNLDWPKAARQKESVDYQIRNPRSIRQMYGNADLSQLPVFQGGFINFGYWPNPMLEKITPQARIASSKEMYRLVGDMCDILKKSNVLDVGCGLGYGSSFISQNYLPKLVVGVDISSEQIARAKKHQISGVSSGDLRFTIGEAESLPFPDGSFDCIVSIEAAQHFSRINDFSKEISRILKPGGKCVVTSFFPTNQEGVDALNAIVPDYHIHGSQNTVEDVKEAFAERMTNVQVRSIGKNVWYGFSTWLDQIGYQRQWSKIWCALYEKGLIDYVIYESEAPAQKYSVQQKNASSPSFTKA